DNA from Kitasatospora herbaricolor:
ACCGGATGCAGACGCTGATCAACGACCTGCTCGCCTTCTCCCGGGTCGGCCGGGTGCACGCCAGCTACACGCCGGTCGACCTGGAGCAGGTGTTCGCCCGGACCGTCGACTCGCTGAGCATCGCCATCGCGGACAACGAGGCCGTGATCACCCACGACCCGCTGCCCCGGATCAGCGGCGACGCCACCCAGCTCGGCATGCTCCTGCAGAACCTGCTCAGCAACGCCGTCAAGTTCCGCAGCCCGGACCGCGCCCCCCGGATCCACCTGGAGGCCGTGCGCGACGGCGACCTGTGGCGGTGCGCGGTCACCGACAACGGGATCGGCATCGACGGCGACTTCGTGGACAAGGTCTTCGTCATCTTCCAGCGCCTGCACACCCGCGACGCCTACCCCGGCAACGGCATCGGCCTGGCCATGTGCAAGAAGATCGTCGAGTTCCACGGCGGCACCATCGAGGTCGACCTCACCCACACCCCGGGCACCCGCCTGGTCTTCACCCTGCCCGTCGAGGAGTCCGTGGAGCCGCAGGAGAGCGCCGTGGCCCCGGCGGACGGCAGGACCGAGGGCCACCTGGTGGCTCCCCGGGCCGAAGCGGGGCACTCGTGATCCCCGGCCAGCAGTACCGGCCCGAACCGCCGGCCCACCCGCTCGCGCAGCCCGGCGCGGAGCCGTCCGTGGTACGCGTCCTCCTGGTGGAGGACGACGCCGGGGACGCCCTGCTGGTCGAGGAACTGCTCGCCGACACCGACCTCGACCACAGCCTGCGGTGGACGCCGACCCTCGCCCAGGCCGTCGCCGAGCTGGAGCGGGAGCCCGCGGACTGCGTCCTGGTCGACCTCCACCTGCCGGACGGCTCGGGCGTGGGCCTGGTCGCCGCCGTCCAGCAGGCCTGCCCCCGGGCCGCCGTGATCGTTCTCACCGGCATGGCGGACTCCGGGGCCGGCGCGCAGGCCGTCGCGGTCGGCGCCCAGGACTACCTGGTGAAGGGGCAGGTCGACGAGCAGCTGCTGCAGCGCGCCCTGCGCTACGCGGTCAACCGCAAGCAGGCCGAGCTGGCCGGCGCCGAGCTGCGCGAGGACCACATCCGGGCCCGGGAGAACGCCCGGCTGGAACGCGGCCTGCTGCCGACCCCGATGCTGCGCGGCGTCACCGCCACCGTCACCACCCGCTACCTGCCCGGGCGCGAGCGCGCCCTGCTCGGCGGGGACTTCCTCGACGTGGTCGAGACGGCGGACGGCGCGGTGCACGCCGTCATCGGCGACGTCAGCGGCCACGGGCCGGACGAGGCGGCGCTCGGCGTCTGCCTGCGGATCGGCTGGCGCGCCCTCGTCCTGGCCGGCCACCGCGGCACCGAGCTGCTCGACCTGCTGGAGCAGATCCTGGTCGCCGAGCGCAACCGCTCCGACATGTTCGCGACCTGCAGCATCGTGACCGTCGCAGCCGACCGCCGCACCGCGACCCTGCACCTGGCCGGTCACCACGAGCCGCTGCTCACCCCCGCCCGCGCCGAGGGCGCCGGCCGGCCGCCCGGCGCCACCGAGGTGGCCGCCGCGCACGGCGTGGCACTCGGCATCGCGCCCGGCCTGCGGCACTGGCCCGCCACCGAACTGTCGCTGCCGCCCGCCGGCGCGCTCCTGCTCTACACCGACGGCCTCACCGAGGGCCACTGCGGCCCGGGCGCCGAGCGGCTCGGCACCGAGGGCCTGCTGGAGCTGATCGCGACGGCGCCGCCCTCCGGTACCCCGGCCTTCCTGGACCACCTGGTCGACACCGTCCGCCGGCTGAACGCCGGCCGGCACGCCGACGACCTGGCCATCCTGCACCTGGCCTGGACCCCTGCGGGGGACCGGCCACGGCAGGGGGAGCACGGCCCGAGCCCCGCCATGATCCGGGCGGATGCGGGCTGAGCGGTGTGTGGGCCCCGGGGGAGCGGGGCAGGCGATGAGGGGCCGTTCGTGGTCTGTACCTACTCGGCCGTAGCATTGCGCGGGGCGGTCACGGCCCGCGAGTACGTTGGTCGATACGGCCGGATGCCGTTGTGATGAGGGAGTTTTGGTGGCGGAACGTCAGGAATCCGAGCGACTGGTGAAGCTGCTCTCGCAGCAGGGCGACGTCCTCGTCGGCCGGTGGATCGAGGGAGTCTCCCACACGCTGCGCGGGCGACTGAGCGTGCTGGAGCTGGACCGGGAGCTGCGGGAGCTGTACAGCGCGCTCGTCGAGGGCCTGCGGGCCGGTGGGCCGGACTGGCGGGGCGAGGGCTGGTCGGAGGCGCGGGCGCTGCTCACCGAGCTGTCCCGCAACCGCGCCCGGCAGGGGTTCACCCCGACCGAGACGGCCGTCGCCGTCTTCGCCCTGAAGGAGCTGCTCGTCCCCGACAGCGGCACCTCGCAGCAGGACATCGCGGCCTACCTGGAGCTGAACCGGCTGGTCGACGCGCTCGGCCTGTTCACCGTGGAGACGTACTCGAAGACCCGCGAGGAGATCATCGGCGCGCAGGCCGAGCAGCTGCTGGAGCTGTCCACCCCGGTGGTCAAGCTCTGGGACGGCGTGGTGGCGGTGCCGCTGGTCGGCACCCTCGACTCGGCCCGGACCCAGGTGGTGATGGAGAAGCTGCTGCAGACGCTGGTGGACACCGGCTCGGAGCAGGCGATCATCGACATCACCGGCGTGCCGGCGGTCGACACCGAGGTCGCCCAGCACCTGCTGAAGACCGTGGTCGCGGCCCGCCTGATGGGCGCCGAGTGCACCATCTCCGGCATCCGCCCGCAGATCGCCCAGACCATCGTGGCCCTGGGCATCCAGTTCGGCGACATCGTCACCAAGGCGACCCTGGCCGACGCGCTCAAGCACGCCCTGCGCCGGCTCGGCACCTCGACCGAGGCCGTCGCCGCCAACGTGCGGAGCGCCCGATGACCGAACGCATCCCCGTCCTGCGGATCGGCGACGTCCTGCTGGTCTCCATCCAGACCGACCTGGAGGACCAGTCCGTCCTCGACCTCCAGGAGGACCTGGCCGCCCGGATCGTGGATACCGGCGCGCACGGCGTGGTGATCGACATCACCGCGCTGGAGATCGTCGACTCCTTCGTCGGGCGCATGCTCGCCACCACCGCCGCCATCTCCCGGATCCTGGACGCGGAGACCGTCCTGGTCGGGATGCGGCCCGCGGTGGCCATCACCCTGGTCGAACTCGGACTGTCGCTCGGCGGGGTGCGTACGGCGCTCAGCCTGGAGCGCGGCCTGGCCATGCTCGGCCGGGCCGGCGGCGTCGGCGCGGGGCGCGCGTGATCACGGCCCCCGCCGGACCGGAGGGTGAGCAGCAGACCCTGCCGATCGCCTCGAACGACGACGTGGTGCGGGCCCGGCAACTGGTCCGCGCGCTCGCCCAGCAGTGCAAGCTCTCGCTGGTCGACCAGACGAAACTGGTGACGGCCGCCAGCGAGCTGGC
Protein-coding regions in this window:
- a CDS encoding PP2C family protein-serine/threonine phosphatase, with the translated sequence MVRVLLVEDDAGDALLVEELLADTDLDHSLRWTPTLAQAVAELEREPADCVLVDLHLPDGSGVGLVAAVQQACPRAAVIVLTGMADSGAGAQAVAVGAQDYLVKGQVDEQLLQRALRYAVNRKQAELAGAELREDHIRARENARLERGLLPTPMLRGVTATVTTRYLPGRERALLGGDFLDVVETADGAVHAVIGDVSGHGPDEAALGVCLRIGWRALVLAGHRGTELLDLLEQILVAERNRSDMFATCSIVTVAADRRTATLHLAGHHEPLLTPARAEGAGRPPGATEVAAAHGVALGIAPGLRHWPATELSLPPAGALLLYTDGLTEGHCGPGAERLGTEGLLELIATAPPSGTPAFLDHLVDTVRRLNAGRHADDLAILHLAWTPAGDRPRQGEHGPSPAMIRADAG
- a CDS encoding STAS domain-containing protein, with the translated sequence MAERQESERLVKLLSQQGDVLVGRWIEGVSHTLRGRLSVLELDRELRELYSALVEGLRAGGPDWRGEGWSEARALLTELSRNRARQGFTPTETAVAVFALKELLVPDSGTSQQDIAAYLELNRLVDALGLFTVETYSKTREEIIGAQAEQLLELSTPVVKLWDGVVAVPLVGTLDSARTQVVMEKLLQTLVDTGSEQAIIDITGVPAVDTEVAQHLLKTVVAARLMGAECTISGIRPQIAQTIVALGIQFGDIVTKATLADALKHALRRLGTSTEAVAANVRSAR
- a CDS encoding STAS domain-containing protein; amino-acid sequence: MTERIPVLRIGDVLLVSIQTDLEDQSVLDLQEDLAARIVDTGAHGVVIDITALEIVDSFVGRMLATTAAISRILDAETVLVGMRPAVAITLVELGLSLGGVRTALSLERGLAMLGRAGGVGAGRA